From Spirochaetales bacterium:
TTTCTTCGACAACGTTTTGAGGAATAGGTCTTTTTTCGATCGCGCGCTGAATGCCGCGTTCAAGTTTTTTCAGTTCAAAATCCTGTCTTATTCCGTCTCGCTTTACTACCATAAGTTTTTTTTCTTCTATATGCTCATATGAGGTGAAACGGTACCCGCATTTCAGACACTCTCTTCTTCTTCGTATGCTTTCACCGTTTGCAAGCATTCGCGATTCAATTACCTTGTCTTCAGTCGCTTCGCAATACGGACATCTCATTTTTTATATACCGCTTTTCTTTTTTATTCACCGCACATCCTCGTTTCATATGACGAAAAAGCCGGAAATCTCCGTTTGTCGACGGACAAGACAATCGTTTGCCCCGTTCCGGCTTTGCCCCGGGGCACACTGGTGATGGAAACAACTTTCAGCTTATTACAAATAACAGTATGGGAAAAAAGTAACAGACTGTTAATGCCGGTGCGTCCGCCCGAGATCCGAAAGTTTTTCGGTTGAAAAAGATTCATCTCCGAAAGCCCCTTTTTTTCAAGGTTTTGGATACACGCTTTACGGCAGGGCGGCTGCACATCATGCCAAACATACACGCCCCGCGACGCACCTTCATGAATACAATGCCGGATATAGTCGTTAATGTGAC
This genomic window contains:
- the nrdR gene encoding transcriptional repressor NrdR, which translates into the protein MRCPYCEATEDKVIESRMLANGESIRRRRECLKCGYRFTSYEHIEEKKLMVVKRDGIRQDFELKKLERGIQRAIEKRPIPQNVVEEMLVEIEDEAFMKAKNTHEIPSTELGEMVLKRLYKLDRVAYIRFASVYRKFENVREFISEIEKLSKKRERRKSLK